A single region of the Actinoplanes sp. SE50/110 genome encodes:
- a CDS encoding STAS domain-containing protein, translated as MTDQWVSFSKRGVAETVHLRGEIDLANAHDIGRAVVARTTLAEAVLIDLTAVSFLDSAGVRLLDLIVGDLDERGKPIRLVVGERGAARMTLQLCAFRNDLFAIDLDHAADELGG; from the coding sequence ATGACCGACCAGTGGGTGAGTTTCTCCAAGCGCGGGGTGGCCGAGACCGTCCACCTCCGGGGTGAGATCGATCTGGCCAACGCGCACGACATCGGCCGGGCGGTGGTGGCCCGCACCACCCTGGCCGAGGCCGTGCTGATCGACCTGACCGCGGTCTCGTTCCTGGACAGCGCCGGGGTGCGACTGCTCGACCTGATCGTCGGCGACCTCGACGAGCGGGGCAAACCCATCCGCCTGGTGGTCGGCGAGCGCGGCGCGGCCCGGATGACGCTGCAGCTCTGCGCGTTCCGCAACGACCTGTTCGCGATCGATCTGGACCATGCCGCTGACGAATTGGGTGGCTGA
- a CDS encoding TIGR03960 family B12-binding radical SAM protein, producing the protein MSVSSVFPQLEQLLPRVSKPIQYVGGELGAVVKDWDATVVRWALMYPDAYEVGLPNQGVQILYEVLNEQPDVLAERTYAVWPDLEALMKEHGVPQFTVDAHRPVKAFDMFGVSFATELGYTNLLSALELAGIPLSSADRTEDDPVVLAGGHAAFNPEPIADFIDAAVLGDGEEAVLEITGIIREWKAEGRPGGRDELLLRLARTESIYVPRFYDVDYLPDGRIQRVVPNRPDVPFRVAKRTTMDLDAWPYPKKPLVPLAETVHERYAVEIFRGCTRGCRFCQAGMITRPVRERSITTVAQMVKEGLEFSGYSEVGLLSLSSADHTEIGDMCSGLAEQYKDTNVSLSLPSTRVDAFNIDLAQELSRNGRRTGLTFAPEGGSERIRKVINKMVTKEDLIRTVVTAYSNGWRQVKLYFMCGLPTETDEDVLEIAGMAHEVIRAGREAAGTKDIRCTVSIGGFVPKPHTPFQWASMERPEVIDARLKMLKQAINSDRSLGRAIGFRYHDGEPSLIEGLLSRGDRRVGQVIRRVWEKGGRFDGWSEHFSYARWVEACAEVLPDLGVDLDWYTTREREETEVLPWDHLDSGLDKDWLWQDWQDSVSEFEQDDCRWTPCFDCGVCPAMDTEIQIGPTGKKLLPLTPVNGLRVPV; encoded by the coding sequence ATGAGCGTGAGTTCCGTCTTCCCGCAGCTTGAGCAGCTGCTGCCCCGGGTCAGCAAACCGATCCAGTACGTGGGCGGCGAGCTCGGTGCCGTTGTCAAGGACTGGGACGCCACCGTCGTCCGGTGGGCGCTGATGTATCCGGACGCCTACGAGGTCGGCCTGCCCAACCAGGGCGTGCAGATCCTCTACGAGGTGCTCAACGAGCAGCCGGACGTGCTGGCCGAGCGGACCTACGCGGTCTGGCCCGACCTCGAGGCGCTGATGAAGGAGCACGGCGTCCCGCAGTTCACCGTCGACGCGCACCGCCCGGTGAAGGCGTTCGACATGTTCGGCGTCTCGTTCGCCACCGAGCTGGGATACACCAACCTGCTCAGCGCCCTGGAGCTGGCCGGCATCCCGCTCAGCAGCGCCGACCGCACCGAGGACGACCCGGTGGTGCTGGCCGGCGGGCACGCCGCGTTCAACCCGGAGCCGATCGCCGACTTCATCGACGCCGCCGTGCTCGGCGACGGCGAGGAGGCGGTCCTGGAGATCACCGGGATCATCCGGGAGTGGAAGGCCGAGGGCCGCCCGGGTGGCCGGGACGAGCTGCTGCTGCGTCTGGCCCGCACGGAGAGCATCTACGTGCCGCGCTTCTACGATGTCGACTATCTGCCCGACGGCCGCATCCAGCGCGTCGTGCCGAACCGGCCGGACGTCCCGTTCCGGGTCGCCAAGCGCACGACGATGGACCTGGACGCCTGGCCGTACCCGAAGAAGCCGCTGGTCCCGCTGGCCGAGACGGTCCACGAACGGTACGCGGTGGAGATCTTCCGAGGGTGCACCCGGGGCTGCCGGTTCTGCCAGGCCGGCATGATCACCCGCCCGGTGCGGGAGCGGTCGATCACCACGGTCGCCCAGATGGTCAAGGAGGGGCTGGAGTTCTCCGGCTACAGCGAGGTGGGCCTGCTCTCGCTCTCCAGCGCCGACCACACCGAGATCGGTGACATGTGCTCCGGCCTGGCCGAGCAGTACAAGGACACGAACGTGTCGCTGTCGCTGCCGTCCACCCGGGTCGACGCGTTCAACATCGATCTGGCCCAGGAGCTGTCCCGTAACGGGCGGCGCACCGGGCTCACCTTCGCGCCCGAGGGCGGCTCGGAGCGGATCCGCAAGGTCATCAACAAGATGGTGACCAAGGAGGACCTGATCCGGACCGTCGTCACGGCGTATTCGAACGGCTGGCGGCAGGTCAAGCTGTACTTCATGTGCGGCCTGCCGACCGAGACCGACGAGGACGTCCTGGAGATCGCCGGCATGGCGCACGAGGTGATCCGGGCCGGCCGCGAGGCCGCCGGCACCAAGGACATCCGCTGCACCGTGTCGATCGGCGGGTTCGTGCCCAAGCCGCACACCCCGTTCCAGTGGGCGAGCATGGAACGGCCGGAGGTCATCGACGCCCGGCTCAAGATGCTCAAGCAGGCGATCAACAGTGACCGCTCGCTGGGCCGGGCGATCGGCTTCCGCTACCACGACGGCGAGCCGTCGCTGATCGAGGGCCTGCTGTCGCGCGGCGACCGCCGGGTCGGCCAGGTCATCCGCCGGGTCTGGGAGAAGGGCGGCCGGTTCGACGGCTGGTCCGAGCACTTCTCGTACGCCCGCTGGGTCGAGGCCTGCGCCGAGGTGCTTCCCGACCTCGGCGTCGACCTGGACTGGTACACCACCCGCGAGCGCGAGGAGACCGAGGTCCTGCCCTGGGACCACCTGGACTCCGGCCTCGACAAGGACTGGCTCTGGCAGGACTGGCAGGACTCGGTCAGCGAGTTCGAGCAGGACGACTGCCGCTGGACGCCGTGCTTCGACTGCGGCGTCTGCCCGGCGATGGACACCGAGATCCAGATCGGTCCGACCGGTAAGAAGCTTCTTCCCCTGACCCCGGTGAACGGCCTGCGGGTCCCCGTTTAG
- a CDS encoding TIGR03936 family radical SAM-associated protein has translation MRFTSHRDFARAFERALRRAGVPIAFSQGFTPHPKISYASAAPTGVGSEAEYLEIGLQSEVDPEQLRLALDAALSPGLDVLEAVRAGEGSLADRIDASQWRLELFEVDPAAARDAVEAFLSAGEVLVERMTKQGRRTFDARAAVTRCMVVAEPDLPSGAGGVPCAIIDLVVRQVTPAVRPDDVLSGLRVVAGLEPPVPPRVTRLAQGTLTAQGEIVDPLEADREGVGIGGH, from the coding sequence CTGCGCTTCACCTCACACCGGGACTTCGCCCGGGCCTTCGAGCGTGCCCTGCGCCGGGCCGGCGTGCCGATCGCCTTCTCGCAGGGCTTCACCCCACACCCGAAGATCTCGTACGCGAGCGCGGCGCCCACCGGCGTCGGCAGCGAGGCGGAGTACCTGGAGATCGGCCTGCAGTCCGAGGTCGATCCGGAGCAGCTGCGGCTGGCCCTGGACGCGGCGCTCTCGCCCGGCCTGGACGTGCTGGAGGCGGTCCGGGCCGGCGAGGGCAGCCTGGCCGACCGGATCGACGCGTCGCAGTGGCGCCTGGAGCTGTTCGAGGTGGATCCGGCGGCCGCCCGGGACGCCGTGGAGGCCTTCCTTTCGGCCGGTGAAGTGCTGGTCGAGCGCATGACGAAGCAGGGCCGGCGCACGTTCGACGCGCGCGCCGCGGTGACCAGGTGCATGGTGGTAGCAGAGCCGGACCTACCTTCCGGGGCCGGTGGAGTACCGTGTGCGATAATCGACCTTGTCGTACGGCAGGTAACGCCCGCCGTGCGGCCCGATGACGTCCTCTCCGGCCTGCGCGTGGTGGCCGGCCTGGAGCCGCCGGTTCCCCCTCGGGTAACCCGGCTGGCCCAGGGCACACTCACCGCGCAGGGGGAGATCGTCGATCCGTTGGAGGCGGATCGCGAGGGCGTCGGCATCGGCGGACACTGA
- a CDS encoding Rne/Rng family ribonuclease, whose amino-acid sequence MLDNEPPVTLGEQGGERDGAATPPVDAATGTTPARRTRAPRRKAAAPGAEEVAETAAAAPAEVVEPTPAPVKKATRSRRKVAEPAPEAAPAAAAEEAAAEAVAETAEKPAPVKKATRSRRKVAAPPAEQLEIPPAAEPSPAPVAPVAPPESPEVPIVGILPLDDDFLEPAEEEPAEEQPAEEQAAAEAEPAGQRPARARKAPLPPPVLFMPPEATEVAPAPVSRRRRPVTDPLAPVATAPAEQPAEPAAAEPVTAEPVTAEAAEEPAEGTRRSRRRRRGAAEEPAPEPVAAAAEQPVLDEIDESDESADDAEDGVEDDGDDDEAGGRRRRRRGRRGRGRGKGPSDEADDADLDAEESEGEAEAAHDEEAEDEESEDGEGGVTRRRRRRRRKGSSGDGETGGIEDGVHTVVRVREPRRSDEVQGVSGSTRLEAKRQRRRDGREQRRTRPPILSESEFLARREAVDRVMVVRQKPDRIQIAVLEDGVLVEHYVARATSGTMVGNVYLGKVQNVLPSMEAAFVDVGRGRNAVLYAGEVNWDATGLEGRARSIEQALRSGDSVLVQVTKDPIGHKGARLTSHIALSGRHLVYVPNGNASGISRKLPDNERKRLRDILKKLVPDGAGVIVRTAAEGASEDELARDVKRLQAQWEDIQARAAEGNAPRALSEEPDLVIRVVRDLFNEDFRELIVQGEQAYAEVENYLHSVSPDLVERLHRHVGVGDVFAENRIDEQILKGLDRKVFLPSGGHLVIDRTEAMTVVDVNTGKYTGAGGNLEETVTRNNLEAAEEIVRQLRLRDLGGIVVIDFIDMVLESNRELVLRRLTECLGRDRTKHQVTEITSLGLVQMTRKRIGAGLLEAFSETCDHCKGRGVIIHHEPVPERRSNGGGAAPAATQVKAVAAAARTEAPPAQPAAATSGRSRRRRGGGDTPPVEVAEVVEPITEQAGPITEEAGPAAEVAELPAIPEVPGTPVAPVAAAAPVAGSGVIRSGVVRPAQPVVTSSADADDYDISGYDLSRYETEEADGAAYEADTEPLRLVGSDDPDAADEDEDDDESVGVGTGRRRSRRSGARRRTRP is encoded by the coding sequence ATGCTCGATAACGAGCCCCCAGTCACCTTGGGAGAACAGGGCGGTGAACGGGACGGGGCAGCGACTCCTCCCGTAGACGCCGCCACCGGCACCACCCCGGCCCGCCGGACGCGTGCACCGCGTCGCAAGGCGGCCGCGCCTGGAGCTGAGGAGGTCGCGGAGACTGCCGCGGCCGCCCCGGCCGAGGTGGTGGAGCCGACTCCCGCACCGGTGAAAAAGGCCACACGGAGCCGCCGCAAGGTGGCCGAGCCTGCCCCGGAGGCGGCTCCGGCCGCTGCGGCGGAGGAGGCGGCGGCGGAGGCCGTGGCCGAGACCGCCGAGAAGCCGGCTCCGGTGAAGAAGGCCACGCGCAGCCGCCGCAAGGTCGCCGCGCCCCCGGCCGAGCAGCTGGAGATCCCGCCGGCCGCCGAGCCGTCGCCCGCTCCCGTGGCGCCGGTGGCGCCGCCGGAGAGCCCCGAGGTGCCGATCGTCGGGATCCTCCCGCTCGACGACGACTTCCTGGAGCCCGCCGAAGAGGAGCCCGCCGAAGAGCAGCCCGCGGAAGAGCAGGCCGCCGCGGAGGCGGAGCCCGCCGGGCAGCGCCCGGCCCGGGCCCGCAAGGCCCCGCTGCCGCCGCCGGTGCTGTTCATGCCGCCGGAGGCGACCGAGGTCGCGCCGGCGCCGGTCAGCCGGCGCCGCCGCCCGGTCACCGACCCGCTCGCCCCGGTGGCGACCGCACCGGCCGAGCAGCCCGCCGAGCCGGCCGCTGCCGAGCCGGTCACCGCCGAGCCGGTCACCGCGGAGGCCGCCGAGGAGCCCGCCGAGGGCACCCGGCGCAGCCGTCGCCGGCGTCGTGGCGCGGCCGAGGAGCCGGCCCCCGAGCCGGTGGCCGCCGCGGCCGAGCAGCCGGTGCTGGACGAGATCGACGAGAGTGACGAGTCCGCTGACGACGCCGAGGACGGTGTCGAGGACGACGGGGACGACGACGAGGCCGGTGGCCGCCGTCGTCGCCGCCGGGGCCGTCGTGGCCGCGGCCGGGGCAAGGGCCCGTCCGACGAGGCCGACGACGCCGACCTGGACGCCGAGGAGTCCGAGGGCGAGGCCGAGGCCGCGCACGACGAGGAGGCCGAGGACGAGGAGTCCGAGGACGGCGAGGGCGGGGTCACCCGACGTCGCCGGCGTCGTCGGCGCAAGGGTTCGAGCGGGGACGGCGAGACCGGTGGCATCGAGGACGGTGTGCACACCGTGGTGCGGGTCCGTGAGCCGCGCCGTTCCGACGAGGTGCAGGGCGTCTCCGGCTCGACCCGGCTGGAGGCCAAGCGTCAGCGCCGCCGGGACGGCCGCGAGCAGCGCCGTACCCGTCCGCCGATCCTGAGCGAGTCGGAGTTCCTGGCCCGCCGCGAGGCGGTGGACCGGGTGATGGTCGTCCGGCAGAAGCCGGACCGCATCCAGATCGCCGTGCTCGAGGACGGCGTCCTGGTCGAGCACTACGTCGCCCGGGCCACCTCGGGCACCATGGTCGGCAACGTGTACCTCGGCAAGGTGCAGAACGTGCTGCCCAGCATGGAGGCGGCGTTCGTCGACGTCGGCCGGGGCCGCAACGCGGTGCTGTACGCCGGCGAGGTGAACTGGGACGCCACCGGGCTGGAGGGTCGGGCCCGCTCGATCGAGCAGGCGCTGCGCTCCGGTGACTCGGTGCTGGTTCAGGTCACCAAGGATCCGATCGGTCACAAGGGCGCCCGGCTGACCAGCCACATCGCGCTCTCCGGCCGGCACCTGGTCTACGTGCCCAACGGCAACGCCTCCGGGATCAGCCGCAAGTTGCCGGACAACGAGCGCAAGCGGCTCCGGGACATCCTGAAGAAGCTGGTGCCGGACGGCGCGGGCGTGATCGTGCGGACCGCGGCCGAGGGCGCCAGCGAGGACGAGTTGGCCCGCGACGTCAAGCGGCTGCAGGCGCAGTGGGAGGACATCCAGGCGCGGGCCGCCGAGGGCAACGCCCCGCGCGCCCTCTCCGAGGAGCCCGACCTGGTCATCCGGGTGGTCCGGGACCTGTTCAACGAGGACTTCCGCGAGCTCATCGTGCAGGGCGAGCAGGCGTACGCCGAGGTGGAGAACTACCTCCACTCGGTCTCGCCGGACCTGGTCGAGCGGCTGCACCGGCACGTCGGCGTGGGTGACGTGTTCGCCGAGAACCGGATCGACGAGCAGATCCTCAAGGGCCTGGACCGCAAGGTGTTCCTGCCCTCCGGCGGCCACCTGGTGATCGACCGCACCGAGGCGATGACCGTGGTCGACGTCAACACCGGCAAGTACACCGGTGCGGGCGGCAACCTGGAGGAGACGGTCACCCGCAACAACCTGGAGGCGGCCGAGGAGATCGTGCGTCAGCTGCGGCTGCGCGACCTCGGTGGCATCGTGGTGATCGACTTCATCGACATGGTGCTGGAGAGCAACCGCGAGCTGGTGCTGCGCCGGCTGACCGAGTGCCTGGGCCGGGACCGGACCAAGCACCAGGTTACCGAGATCACCTCGCTGGGCCTGGTGCAGATGACCCGCAAGCGGATCGGCGCCGGGCTGCTGGAGGCGTTCAGCGAGACCTGTGACCACTGCAAGGGCCGGGGCGTGATCATCCATCACGAGCCGGTGCCCGAGAGGCGGTCCAACGGCGGTGGCGCCGCGCCGGCCGCGACCCAGGTGAAGGCGGTGGCCGCGGCGGCCCGGACCGAGGCTCCGCCGGCACAGCCGGCGGCGGCCACGAGCGGGCGGTCGCGGCGGCGGCGCGGCGGCGGGGACACCCCGCCGGTCGAGGTGGCCGAGGTCGTGGAGCCGATCACCGAGCAGGCCGGTCCGATCACGGAGGAGGCCGGTCCGGCCGCCGAGGTGGCCGAGCTGCCGGCGATCCCCGAGGTGCCCGGGACGCCGGTCGCCCCGGTGGCCGCCGCGGCGCCGGTGGCCGGTTCCGGGGTGATCCGGTCCGGCGTGGTGCGGCCCGCGCAGCCGGTGGTGACCTCGTCGGCCGACGCGGACGACTACGACATCAGCGGCTACGACCTGTCCCGGTACGAGACCGAGGAGGCCGACGGGGCGGCGTACGAGGCGGACACCGAGCCGCTGCGCCTGGTCGGCTCGGACGACCCGGACGCGGCCGACGAGGACGAGGACGACGACGAGTCGGTGGGGGTCGGAACCGGCCGCCGCCGGTCCCGCCGCAGTGGCGCCCGCCGGCGGACCCGTCCCTGA
- the rplU gene encoding 50S ribosomal protein L21, with the protein MYAIVKTGGKQYKVAEGDVIEVEKLVGEPGDALTLAAVLLVDGDNLVTDAAKLANVTVSGEIAEHTKGPKIRIHKFKNKTGYHKRQGHRQPLTRVKVTGIKSGK; encoded by the coding sequence ATGTACGCGATCGTCAAGACCGGCGGCAAGCAGTACAAGGTTGCCGAGGGCGACGTGATCGAGGTCGAGAAGCTCGTGGGAGAGCCCGGCGACGCTCTGACGCTCGCCGCCGTCCTCCTCGTCGACGGTGACAACCTGGTGACCGACGCGGCCAAGCTTGCCAACGTTACGGTGTCCGGCGAGATCGCCGAGCACACCAAGGGTCCGAAGATCCGGATCCACAAGTTCAAGAACAAGACCGGCTACCACAAGCGCCAGGGTCACCGCCAGCCGCTGACCCGCGTCAAGGTGACCGGCATCAAGAGCGGGAAGTAG
- the rpmA gene encoding 50S ribosomal protein L27: MAHKKGASSSRNGRDSAAQRLGVKRFGGQLVKAGEILIRQRGTKFHPGDLVGRGGDDTLFALAAGNVLFGTARGRKTVSIVPVAE, from the coding sequence ATGGCTCACAAAAAGGGTGCATCCAGCTCGCGTAACGGCCGTGACTCCGCCGCCCAGCGCCTCGGCGTCAAGCGTTTCGGTGGCCAGCTCGTCAAGGCCGGCGAAATCCTGATCCGTCAGCGTGGCACCAAGTTCCACCCGGGCGACCTGGTCGGCCGGGGCGGCGACGACACGCTGTTCGCGCTCGCCGCGGGCAATGTGCTGTTCGGTACCGCGCGTGGCCGCAAGACCGTCAGCATCGTGCCGGTCGCGGAGTAG
- the obgE gene encoding GTPase ObgE translates to MTTFVDRVVLHLQAGDGGHGCVSVLREKFKPLGGPDGGNGGHGGSIRLVVDPQQHTLLDFHFHPHVKASNGGGGAGANRDGANGKDLVLKVPDGTVVQTADGEVLADLVGAGTEFEVARGGRGGRGNRALANTRRKVPGFAELGEPGDQLDVVLELKSVADVGLVGFPSAGKSSLIAVLSAAKPKIADYPFTTLVPNLGVVQAGEETFVIADVPGLIPGAATGKGLGMQFLRHIERTSVLVHVLDSATPEIERDPLADLDAIEAELAAYGGLEDRPRLVVLNKIDIPDGRDLADITRPDLEARGYQVYEVSAVTREGLRELTYALAKAVAEFRAAKPVVEATRLVLRPRAVDDTGFTVERDDDGVYVVRGAQVERWIKQTNFDNDEAVGYLADRLERLGVEDKLGKLGAQAGDPVRIGAREFDWQPNAGEFVSGPRGTDARLEEQDVRPSAAQRLAARKARRIRNEDEVLHMASDGTVTAVANPQVPVLITDEDDTDE, encoded by the coding sequence GTGACCACGTTCGTCGACCGGGTCGTGCTGCATCTGCAGGCGGGTGACGGCGGGCACGGCTGTGTCTCCGTGCTCCGGGAGAAATTCAAGCCGCTGGGCGGTCCGGACGGTGGCAACGGCGGGCACGGTGGCAGCATCCGGCTGGTCGTCGACCCGCAGCAGCACACCCTGCTGGACTTCCACTTCCACCCGCACGTCAAGGCGAGCAACGGCGGCGGTGGCGCCGGGGCGAACCGGGACGGGGCGAACGGCAAGGATCTCGTGCTCAAGGTGCCGGACGGCACGGTCGTGCAGACCGCCGACGGCGAGGTGCTGGCCGACCTGGTCGGTGCGGGCACCGAGTTCGAGGTGGCCCGCGGCGGCCGCGGCGGCCGGGGCAACCGGGCGCTGGCCAACACCCGGCGCAAGGTGCCGGGCTTCGCCGAGTTGGGCGAGCCGGGCGACCAGCTGGACGTGGTGCTGGAGCTCAAGAGCGTCGCCGACGTCGGTCTGGTCGGCTTCCCGTCGGCCGGCAAGTCGTCGCTGATCGCGGTGCTCTCCGCGGCCAAGCCGAAGATCGCCGACTACCCGTTCACCACCCTGGTGCCGAACCTGGGCGTGGTGCAGGCCGGCGAGGAGACCTTCGTCATCGCCGACGTGCCCGGCCTGATCCCGGGCGCGGCCACCGGCAAGGGCCTGGGCATGCAGTTCCTGCGGCACATCGAGCGCACCTCGGTGCTGGTGCACGTGCTCGACTCGGCGACCCCGGAGATCGAGCGGGACCCGCTGGCCGACCTGGACGCGATCGAGGCCGAGCTGGCCGCCTACGGCGGGCTGGAGGACCGGCCGCGCCTGGTGGTGCTCAACAAGATCGACATTCCGGACGGCCGGGACCTGGCCGACATCACCCGGCCCGACCTGGAGGCTCGCGGCTACCAGGTGTACGAGGTGAGCGCGGTGACCCGGGAGGGCCTGCGGGAGCTCACCTACGCCCTGGCCAAGGCGGTCGCCGAGTTCCGGGCCGCGAAGCCGGTGGTCGAGGCCACCCGGCTGGTGCTGCGCCCGCGGGCGGTCGACGACACCGGCTTCACCGTCGAGCGCGACGACGACGGCGTGTACGTGGTGCGCGGCGCCCAGGTGGAGCGCTGGATCAAGCAGACCAACTTCGACAACGACGAGGCGGTCGGTTACCTGGCCGACCGGCTGGAGCGGCTCGGCGTCGAGGACAAGCTCGGCAAGCTCGGCGCCCAGGCCGGTGACCCGGTCCGGATCGGCGCCCGCGAGTTCGACTGGCAGCCCAATGCCGGCGAGTTCGTCTCCGGCCCGCGCGGCACCGACGCCCGGCTGGAGGAGCAGGACGTGCGCCCGTCGGCCGCGCAGCGCCTGGCGGCCCGCAAGGCCCGCCGGATCCGCAACGAGGACGAGGTGCTGCACATGGCCTCCGACGGGACGGTCACCGCGGTGGCCAATCCGCAGGTGCCGGTGCTGATCACCGACGAGGACGACACCGACGAATAG
- a CDS encoding GNAT family N-acetyltransferase, whose product MLIESRPALDPELAALVTAQQRELAGSATGAGKMFEPHDDVAYLIGVVNSRAVACAAWRALEDGVAELMRMYVRPAHRGRGLAREMIVAVEEETLAAGRPVIRLETGVHLPAAIALYQSSGYRQIPAFGHYAGNPGSVCFEKKLPALVQ is encoded by the coding sequence GTGCTGATCGAATCGCGTCCCGCCCTGGACCCCGAACTCGCCGCCCTCGTCACTGCTCAGCAGCGCGAACTGGCCGGGTCCGCCACCGGCGCGGGCAAGATGTTCGAGCCGCACGACGACGTGGCGTATCTGATCGGCGTGGTCAACAGCCGTGCGGTCGCGTGTGCCGCCTGGCGCGCCCTGGAGGACGGCGTCGCCGAGCTGATGCGGATGTACGTCCGCCCGGCTCACCGCGGTCGCGGACTGGCCCGGGAGATGATCGTGGCGGTCGAGGAGGAGACGCTCGCGGCCGGCCGCCCGGTGATCCGTCTGGAGACCGGTGTTCACCTGCCGGCCGCGATCGCCCTCTACCAGTCCTCCGGTTACCGGCAGATCCCCGCCTTCGGGCACTATGCCGGCAACCCGGGGAGCGTGTGTTTCGAGAAGAAGCTGCCTGCCTTAGTCCAATAG
- the trpS gene encoding tryptophan--tRNA ligase has product MTTTVTAAPASTRRLSGFQPTGHLHLGNLLGALRPLIAAQGAAESIALIADLHAMTVDHDPGEVRRFTLEQVSVLLAAGVDPERTPIVLQSQVREHTELHYLLECAAAYGEAARMIQFREKSAAGGPVRLSLLTYPVLMAADILLYDVTQVPVGEDQNQHLELARTLATRFNSRYGATFTVPEGVRPDATARVMDLAEPTTKMGKTTGTGRIGLLDSPDVIRRTIARAATDTLGVVRRDREAQPGVTNLIDILAGITGARPSDATSYAALKREVTEAVIALLAPLQARHRELQAHPDFVRGVLTAGAERVRPIAAATVSRARQAIGLLD; this is encoded by the coding sequence ATGACGACCACCGTGACCGCCGCGCCCGCCTCGACCCGCCGCCTCAGCGGTTTTCAACCGACCGGCCACCTGCACCTGGGCAACCTGCTGGGCGCGCTGCGCCCGCTGATCGCGGCGCAGGGCGCCGCGGAGTCGATCGCCCTCATCGCCGATCTCCACGCGATGACCGTCGACCACGACCCCGGGGAGGTACGTCGTTTCACGCTGGAGCAGGTGAGCGTCCTGCTCGCCGCGGGTGTCGACCCGGAACGCACCCCGATCGTGCTGCAGTCGCAGGTGCGCGAGCACACTGAGCTGCACTATCTGCTGGAATGTGCGGCCGCGTACGGCGAGGCGGCCCGGATGATCCAGTTCCGGGAGAAGTCGGCGGCCGGCGGCCCGGTCCGGCTCAGCCTGCTCACCTATCCGGTGCTGATGGCCGCCGACATCCTGCTCTACGACGTCACGCAGGTGCCGGTGGGCGAGGATCAGAACCAGCACCTGGAGCTGGCCCGCACGCTCGCCACCAGGTTCAACAGCCGCTACGGCGCGACCTTCACGGTGCCCGAGGGGGTGCGTCCGGACGCCACGGCCCGGGTGATGGACCTGGCCGAGCCGACTACGAAGATGGGCAAGACCACCGGAACCGGACGGATCGGACTGCTGGACTCCCCCGACGTGATCCGCCGGACCATCGCGCGGGCCGCCACCGACACGCTCGGCGTGGTCCGCCGGGACCGCGAGGCGCAGCCCGGGGTGACCAACCTGATCGACATCCTGGCCGGGATCACCGGCGCGCGGCCGTCCGACGCCACCTCCTACGCCGCCCTGAAACGCGAGGTCACCGAGGCGGTGATCGCCCTGCTCGCGCCGTTGCAGGCGCGGCACCGAGAGCTTCAGGCACATCCCGATTTCGTACGAGGGGTGCTCACGGCCGGCGCCGAGCGGGTGCGGCCGATCGCCGCCGCCACGGTCAGCCGGGCACGCCAAGCAATCGGACTATTGGACTAA